In the genome of Thermocladium sp. ECH_B, the window GCGACTTAATAATAGCGATTAAGGGCGGCCGCATACTAATGCAGGGGTCACCGGATGCATTAACGCCTAAGGTGATCGCGGCCCTTTATGACATTGATGAATCCAGACTAGATGCTTTGAGCGCCATTATGCGGAAACGATTGAGCGGGGTTCAATGATTTTTGAGCAAAGGGTTCTTCAGGGCGGGGAGGAGGCCAGTGATGCATATATGTCCATTAATTCTTTTATTAGGGAAGCCATCAAAATGGAATCCATATGTCCATTAATTATCTTCATTAAGTAGGTTTTATCTTCATTAAATTCATGCGCGGCGGCCAGCATGTACTTGCCTTTATCGGTTATGCAAAGTTGCGCTTCCTCGGGGGGTTGATAGAGATCTATGGTTATATGAGTTGAATTGCCATTGCACTGCATGTTGACTTTATTGCTCACATCCATTAATGCGATAATTGATTCATTAGCCATGCAGTAAATAGTTAATGTGACTGGAGCGAGGCCCCCTTTAAGTATAATCATGGCCGTCGCCTTCACGCTTTTTCCGGGAACCTCATACACATAAACATCGAGAATCCCTAATTCCATCCTGTAATCATTATATGCATCCATGACTGACTTAATGAAGGAGGAGCCACATAATCCCCTGCCCCCAATCCGCTTCCTAATCATTGAGGAACCACGATTACAGCAATAAATAATATTTATGCTTACTGACCTCCTCCCCGCTATTTGGGTTTCCCGAGGCCTTGTGGGTTACGCCCCATTACGGGCGCTACTCGGTTGTGATCCATGATAAAGGATAAAGGCTTCCTAATCGTTGAGATCGCTATTGTTCACTTAGTTTTTGTTTCCGCTTTTTCTATTGGCTCGTTCCTCGATGAATCTTTGCATACGGTTCTTTGATGACTCTCCTAGGGCCAGTAGGGCCAATTCCTTTATGGCGTTCTTAATATCATTATTGCGGTTCTTATTGAGGTATCGCTTAATGGTTTTTATTGAGGTGGGATCAACCTTCTTCAGTTCATTCAGTACATTGATTACCTTACTCGTTAATTCCTGGCTGGGAACCACATAATCAATTAAGCCGATTCGAAGCGCCTCATCAGCATTTAGTTCCCTGCCCGTGAGTGCTAAGTCTATTATTGATCGTCCAAGGGCTGCGTATCCTATGCTTATGGCTATTGGAGGTATGAGGCCAATTCGCCCCTCCGGTATAGCAAATCTTGAGTCAATAGTTGCGATAACTATGTCCGCAGCCATCAGTATCTCGCATCCACCGCCATAGGCTAAGCCATTTACTGCCGCTATTATGGGCTTCTCGGAGTTAAGCATTGCCTCGACGGCCTTCATTAGGTTCGTGAAGAAATTAATGCTTTCCTTCTTGGTTGAGAGGGATAGCATTGAGTTTATGTCATCTCCGGCGGAGAAGGCTCGTCCAGTGCCCGTTATCACTATTGCAATGGAGTCATCGTATTGGGAGTCCTCTATGTACTTATTTAGGAGCATCCATGATTCCTCATCAAATGCATTTAATTTTTCCGGCCTATTTAAAATTATCCATGATGCATCATATTTTTTCATAAAGAGAACTTTACTGCTCATAATTATTAAATAATAGTATTACTTAGGGTTTTTATGCATTACTAAGACATGCATACTTAAAAACATCTATGATCGCCATCATGTTTGGATCGATATCCTTTTAATAAGGCTGAAAACAAAGCTGTGGTAGGCGATGCTTATTGATTAATACGGACCTGGTTTTAATAGCTATAGCAATGATAATTCTAATAGGCTACTTAGGCGATGCATTGTTCAGGGCCACTCGAATACCGGAGATATTGATATTAATGTTGATAGGAATCATCCTTGTCCCCCTTGGTCACCTCGTGCCGGATAGGTATGTTGAGGTGCTTAGGCTTTTCGCTCCATTATTCGGAAGCATAGCGCTGGTCATTATAATGTTTGATGGAGGGCGCAAAATAGATTTTGGTTCCCTCACGGCCAGCGCACTTGGCCTATTAATGGGTCTCCTCGATATATTGCTGCCCATGTTCGTCATCGCGTTGATAATGAATTACTTATTTGGTTGGCCATATATTTATGGGGCAATGCTTGGGACAATAGTGGGGGAGACGACTGCGGTCGTTATAGTTCCCGTGGCTTCACGCATCAAAATACCAAGTGATCTCTATAATCTAGCGGTCACGGAGGCTACATTTAACTCCGTGGTGGAGATATTGATATTCTATCTATTACTCGTATTGATAACTGGCTCCTCATTCACTCCTCAATCCTATGCTAAGTACGTAGTGGATTACTTAAGCGTTGCCGTATTCATGGGCCTCGTCGTGGGCTTTCTTTGGCTCTTCGCACTCAATGTATTGAAGGGGACAAGGGGCTATGTGGCTACCATAGGCGTGGCGTTCTTGTTATATGGAGTAGTGGATTACTTGGGCGGCGCCGCCGTCGTGTCCATATTGATATTCGCAATGATAATTGGCAATTATAGGGCGATTGGCCAGCACCTCAACTTATTCATAGATATACATGAGAAGGACATGGAGATAGTTGAGGGGGAGCTGGAGTTCATTGTGAGGACTTTCTTCTTCGTCTTCATAGGCATGATAGCCCTATTATCATTCACTTACTTCATTTACTCCCTGGTAATAACGATGTTTCTCCTGTTAATCAGATACATAGAGGTCAGGGCAATGATAAAGAAGGAGTATAGGGGATTCGTGTTTTCCCTGCTGCCAAGGGGATTAACGGTTGCAGTGCTATCCAGCATACTTTACTCAATGGGAGGCACATATTTTAACGATATATTCTATTTATCATTTATGGTTATAATACTGACCAATATCATAGCCAGCGCAGCCATAAGTCGCTCGGCCCACTCATTGGAGAAAAGCATAGAGACAGGGAAGGAATCTCCAAGCAATGGATCCAGTGATTAAAAATAAATAAAAACACCCGACTCGATTCCTTCACGATCGATGTTGAGGGCCATAGTTATCGGTGGGGGAATAGCAGGCTCATTCATATCCCACTTCCTCCAGGAGACGGGGGTGGACGTGTTAATGATAAGCGAAAAAACGACTTATCCCCCGATCGGCTTGATACACTCAATGCTTCTTCGCTTCGATACGGACATGGAACTAGCTAAGAGGACACTGGAGATATATAGATCGCTTGATTGCTGCAGTTGGGTTTTGAAGGAGTACCCTGCCTATACATTTATTGGGGAAGAGGTGGACATAAATAAGTACATAAGGCTCTGGTCAAGCTATGGATCCGACTCCAGGGAGATAACTATTGAGGAGGCATCTAAATTAATGGGGATCAAATTAATGCCGGGAGGGAGAGCAATAATATCCAAGGATAGGTTGGTGAATATTGCAGGCATAGTTAATCACATTAGGTCGCGCGTGAAGGTAATCAATGGATTCGCTCGCCTCAAGAGGAATGCAGCGGGGTTCTCGGCACTAGTTAATGGAACCGAGTATAGAGGCGACATAATTATTGTGGCGGCGGGGGCAATAAACGGTAAATTACTAGGCGATGCCGGGGTAAGTGTTCCACTTAAATCGTATGGGTGCAGGGCATTGCTTTTATTGGTTGGCCCCAAGTTGGATAAGGCAATAATATATGATTACGTGAATCACTTCTATATGAGGCCGGCTACGCCGCTCACCGCATCCATAGGCGACGAGGAATCCCCCCTCGTGGATCCCCTTAATATGCCGAACCTAGTGACGCCTGACTTCATCACATCAATGAAGAATAGCTTCAAGTCCCGCTTCGGCAAGACACCGATTAGTTTACTTGGCAGGCAGGGCGCATGCGAATCATCGCCCGACATGTTCCCAATAATAGGCGAGGCAGCGACTGGCCTATATATAATGGGCGCATTGAATGGTTATGGCGCGGAGATAGGGCCGGCATTGGCTGAGGCCCTGGTTAGCATAGTGCTGGGTGGAAAGCCTCGGCTGGATGTAAGTCGATACTTGCTAAGCAGGTATGCGGGCGCCGTGTTCCCAAGTGATTGGGAAATAGGTCACGAGCCGCATGAGGTTCTCTAATGCGCCTTGCTCTTCCTCTTCACTGCATTGCTGCGGCGATTATGGGTCACGGCGTTGTCATCGCTCAGTCCGCTTAATGTGCCGAGGAAGGTCATATCGGTCAGGTATATCTCCACATCCTTCTTCCTGTTCCATGGTTCCATATAATTAAGTATCGTATTGTGATTGGTTTTGCCCATTAATGCCGTTGGCACATCAATGCCTATCGTTAATGGATTAAATGTGGGCATCACTATCACCGTTACCTTGCCTCTCCCAACCCTTTTCCCATACATCCTCTCCGATAATTCCCTCTTACTAATCTCAAGCCTTATTATCACCGGCCTCCTCATTAAGTAGCCCGTGGAGTCCTGTATGCTTATGGCCGGATGGGTGTGTCCCATGACTATGACATCGCTTTTCACGAAGTCCTCCTCCCTCGGCTTACTATTGCCGTGAAGAAGCAGTAAATTCTTTGTTCCCTCCAACAATATGCCCCTGCTATCCACATACGTTACGTTCGGCATCCCCATGCCGCTTATGATTTTATCAAGTCCCCCATCGTGATTGCCCAGCACTATTAGCACATTCTCGAACTTGCTTGATAATCCAGCGATGAATTGCTTGGTCTCCAGCGTGGACTCAAGGGGCAGGGGAAGCTCATGCTTTAGGTCGCCCAGCACAGCTATGCTATTCGCGCCCTCCTCCTCGGCGATCTTAATTATCTCATTGAGGATTTTTCCCGTCTGTGATGGAACCATGACTCCGCGAGCCGCCATATCGATCTCGATCCCAATATGCGTATCGGCCACTAAGAGCCACTTTCTCCCACCGATGGTAACCGCGATTCCCCTTGAGTCCATTTATGGCTATGAATTAAGAGAAAAGGATTTAACCTTTTCCGTTGCGGCAAGTTCTAATAACGTGTTCATTTGCGCTGGGAATCGGTGCATTTAATGCAGAATTAGTAACATTTAATGCGAATACTCATATTGAGGTAATTATGAGTCAACCACTACAGTTAGGTAAACCGGCGCCTGACTTCTGCGCCGATACTACGCAGGGACAAATATGCCTAAAGGATCTTAGAGGCAAGTGGGTTCTCTTCTTCAGTCACCCCGGCGACTTCACGCCGATATGCACCACGGAGTTCGTGGAATTCGCCAAGAGGTTCCCAGACTTCTCTAAGAGGGGGGTCTTCCTGATCGGGTTATCGATAGATACGGTGTTTAGCCACATATCCTGGACCCGCAATATACGGGAGAAGTTTGGGATAGATATACCGTTCCCAATAATAGGTGACCCAGAGGGAAAGGTGGCTAGGCTATTCGGCATGATTCCCGAGGGAAAAAGGGAAACGGTGAGGGCGGTTCTATTAATAGACCCGGACGGTAACATAGCTTGGATGGCGTATTACCCATACACTAATGGACGAAACATTGATGAGATAATTAGGGTGATCGATGCCATACAAACCACATATAAGTACGGAGTCTCCACGCCGGCTAATTGGAGGCCTGGTGATCCCGTCGTCGTTCCTGCTCCTAAAACTAAGGAGGAAGTTGATGCGAGGCTAAAGGATTCATCGGTGGAGTGCAAGGATTGGTACATTTGCTTCAAGAAGCTTGAGATAAAATAAGCAAGTAAGACCCCCTGCCAATTCTCAAAATCGAGATTAATTATTGAATATTAAGCCAAATACGATCCCAATAATGAACTTCGCGTTCTTATTTAGGCTTTATGGAGAATTTCAATTATATTTGGGAATTCACCGCGTTTGGTCCCGCGAGTTGGGAGGGCCAACTGTAACGCCGGCATCCTTAGAAGCAGGAACTAGAGTAATTGGTGGCCAGCATCATCTATGGCCCTCGATATGCCATATATTGATGCTCCGCTTACTGCGAGAGTTAATTCGCTCGCTATATTGAATTCCTGGAGCTCAGTGCCATAGTAATAGGCCCCCGTGAGTATTTGCTCTACGTTCTTGGCGATATTCGTGAAGTTCATGCTTATCGAGATGCTTGAGGCCCAGGACGCCAACAACGTGGTGGATATGGGTAATGTTATTGCGGTTGCTATTAATAATCCTCCCCACGTCCGCGTGTGCCTCAACACTATTAAATCAAAGCCTAAACCCGCTAATGCTGGGGAGTAATTCCCTATTTTCGAAAGCACATAGAAGAGCCATGCGTTCGACAATGCTAATTGAGCCATCCATTGAAAGTATTGGGTGGATTGACTAAGATACACGCTGAGCGGCGCCGTGACTATCGCTGCATCCAACGCAATTATGCCTAGATAGAGTCCCTCTAGGGTGGTTGATATCGATGTGAACATGAGGCTAAATGTGGCGGCTGGGTTCCCCGCTATTGATTGTAGGCCTATGGAGCTCCCCACTGCGGCCATTATCGTGTTTGATTTACTATAGATTATATAGAAGACTGCCAATAGCACTGCTCCATATACCGAATTATAGAGGTGCTCCTCCCCCTCCCTTCGTTGCTGTGCATTGCCTAGATTCATTCTGGCCAGGCCGTAGCCAACCTGGATCGCCATGGATAGGTAAATTATGCCCCAATTAATGTAGGGCTGTATCATGCCTATTCCATCCCGATAAAAATAAAGCTTTATGGTTAATTGGTTCCCATTAACCACACGTATTTAATAGCTAGCCGCATGATACATAATTAAGGCCCTGAAGATCTGTGAGGGGCGCATCATGAGTCCCTGATCGCGGGTCGGGGATGATTCTTTGGGACTGGAGAGGCGAGGAGCCATGAGCGATGAGGCGGCCATCAGAAGGAAATTGATAGCGGATATTGCTAGACTGGAGGTAGATCTAGAGGAGCTTCGATACGAGGTGGATGCCGACATCAATAGCGCCCGCTTATCCGCCGAAACCGCATTACAGAAATCCAACGAAGTGGAATTAAGGGTAAAGGAATTAGAAGCGGAGCTAAATACAATAATTGAGTTGCTGAAGCCTAAGCCCAGTAGGAAAAAAGCAATAAGGCGATTACCAATTCTAGGCCTAATTATCCTCGGCTTAATTACGCATCAATGGCCAATTATAGCGGCGTGCCTGCTTTGCCTAATCCTTCAATCCCCCAACCCCTCCAAGGCTCCCCACATAATGGGGAGTGACCATCCATGAGGGCCGATGAGCCTAAGATGAGTCGCGGAGGATAGGCACCCGAAGCCAAGTGATTTAGAGACCCCCTAGACTGAAAAGTGATGATCGTCGCCTCGGAAGGCCCTCCCACTAAGGGGAGGGTTATCCCTCCCGAGGCATGAATATGAATGACCAGAACATCCCATATCCGGTTAAAAATAGGGGCTCTCCGTGTAGGCTCGGGACGAGTGGATTCCGTGACCCCGGGAATCCCCATCAACGGCACGTGTTCCTGGGAATCGATATCAATAGGGCCAGCGCAAATTTAGCGATTATAGGATGCATAGATTCAATTAATGTATTTACGAAGACATTCACCAGCGAATTAAAGTCAATGGGCCTAGCCCATGCATCTAATTACGTAGGAATAATAGGTAATTACCTCATCAGTCATGTGAGGGTGGTATTTCCATCCTTTAACGATAATGAGATAGAGAAGCTGTTGACCGTGGCATTCACATCATGGGGCAATCTAAGTAATGCGGGTTGGATGGATTTCCTTAGGCTGGGCACAACCAGGTTCAGGCAATCATTGAGACAGGAACGGCAGCGAGAAGCAATGCTCATGATTGATGCGTTACATGTGGCCGTCTCATTCATGAGAAGCATGGGGATGGAAGTCGCTCTAGGCATTGAGGATTTACATGCAATGGAGAAAATAGGCGCAATGTATGACTTCGAGATAGACTTCATTAATTTCCTCAACAATATCGAATCAATGTTTCACTTGAACCCCCTTTCAGTGGAGCGTGTGGAGACTAGGCTTAACACTGGAACCACGTGGAGCGGCTCATTGATGAGGGGGAATAATGTATACCTCATCCTACTGAACCCGATGCATACGAGCAAGTTATGCAGTAGCTGCATGAGGCGTGGCCAGATCAATGAAGTGCGTAGGTTCGGTCGCCGTAATATATTGTGCAGCCATTGCGGTTCGATAATTGATAGGGATGAGAATGCGGCTGTGGTGATCGCGGTGATAGCCATGCTCATGCTCGGCGGTTACTTGCCCCAGACATCCATGCGGCAATGTTTTAAACACCCCCATTAACTTGGGATTCATGTATATCTCCAAGAGGGCTAACATAAAGACTAACCTGGTGGGGGACGCCGTTATATTTGGCCCCAGCATCGTTGGTGAGGGATCGATAATTGACGGCAACGTGACGATAGGGTACCCAATTAGGTCCACGCTTAAGAGGATTGGAAAAATGAGCGACATGGATGAATTAAGCACCGGCAGCATCATAGGTAGGAACTGCATATTGAGGAGTGGAACAATAATATATGAGGAATCCACCCTCGGGGATAACGTGGAGACTGGACACAATGTACTGATTAGGGAGAAGACCGAGATAGGCAATGGGACCAGGATAGGAACGGCCACGGTAATAGATGGCACTGTTAAGATAGGAAGCGGAGTGAGCATTCAAAGCATGGTGTATATACCAATAGGATCAATCATAGGCAATAACGTCTTCATAGGACCCAATGTGGTTATAACAAATGATAGGTACCCCCCAAGCAAGAGGCTTGATGGAGTCATCATAGAGGATAATGCCGCGATTGGAGCCAACTCCACCCTAATAGCGGGGATACGCATTGGCGCTGGATCCATGGTTGCCGCCGGTTCTGTGGTCACCAAGGATGTCCCGCCCAATGTCGTGGTTGCCGGTTCACCTGCCCGGGTCATATATGACAGAGCCACGTACCTGGAGAAACAGAAGAAATACGAAGCAAGCAGTAATCAAGCACATTAACTAGCATTGAATTAAAAAATGGGAAAAGGAATTACCTTTATTCAGGGGGATACTTGGATTTTAGTATTCTCATGAATTCCCTCATCCATTGGGGATGGTCTGGCCACGCCCGTGCGGACACCATCAAACCATCGACAACGGCCGCACCATCAACGAAGACGCCGCCCGCGTTCTCCACGTCGGGCTTAAGCGCTGGGTATGCCGATGATTTTCTGCCCTTTAANTCCCCAGCGGCCGCCAGTATCAATGGCGCATGGCATAANTGCGCAACCGGTTTATTNCGCTCGAAGAANTGCTTCACTATCCTCTGAACGTCTGGNTCATTTCGTATATACTCGGGCGCCCTGCCTCCCGGAATCACGAGCGCAACNTAATCCTCNGGATTGACTTCCTTGAAGGCTAAGTCGGCCTTAACTAGGTACCCAGGCTTCTCGGTGTAAGTGTCGAAGCCGGGCACGAAATCGTGCACAACGGTTTGAATCATTTTTCTGCTGGGCGCCGCTATATGAACCTCGTATCCCTCCTCCAATAATCTTTGGTAGGGGTAGAGGACCTCGAGGCTCTCCCCCGCATCGCCCGTCAGGATCAATACCTTATGCTTAGCCATATATAACTTGCCTGGTGGGCCTTAATATGTTTTATGGAGAGATTCGATTTGTGGCCCGCATTGCATTCCTCCGCATCACGATTGCTCCTTAATTATTTGGAGATGACGATTGCCCCGGTTGATGTTACTAGAACCATGTCCTCTATTCTGACTCCTATTCTATCCCTTATATAGACGCCCGGCTCTATGGTTACCACTTGGTTTTCCCGAAGCACATCGCCGCTGCTTGGACTGATGAATGGCCTCTCGTGAACCTCTATTCCCACGCCATGGCCTAGGCTATGCATGAAGTACTTCGATAGGCCGTACTCCTCCAGCACTTTCCTGGCCACTGCATCTATATCGCTTGCCTTGACGCCCGGCTTAATGGCCTTTATTGCTTGATCGTGGGCATCCTTCACTGCGCCGTAGACATCCATCGCTGACTTATCGCTTTCCCCTGGCAGCATTGTGCGGGTTATATCCGCGCAGTAAAGCTTGTATCGGGCCCCCACATCCATAACCACGGCCTCCGTGCTTTGAATCATCTTATCGCTATACGTGTGATGGGGCTTGGCTCCATTTCCTCCGGATCCTATTATCGGCTCGAATGCCACTCCATTGCTTCCCCGCTCTATCATGTGCCTATACATGGATGCAGCCACATCGCGCTCCCTCCTCCCGCTTAATCCCTCCTCCAATACGTCCATAATGGAGTCTAGGGTTATCTTGGCTGCGCGCCTCATCAATTCGATTTCCTCCTGTGTCTTCACGCTCCTCATGTCCGTCAATTCATTGCTAACGTCGATTACGGCCGCATTTGGGGCCTTACTCTTTATCTCGCTGATCAACCAATTGCGTGACTCATCTATTGCGATCACTTTGTTCCCATTGCCTATTATGATATTTAACAATGATTCCCTGCCAATCATTTCTATATCCTCCGGGGCATTTATGGCGTAGGAGGCGTAGCCAAGCACTTTCACGTCGCTGTCCTGAAGCATTTCCCTGGCCCTATAGTAATCCAGGACCGGGACCACCGTGGTTACGCCGTCTCTATTTATTATGGTTAGGACCCCATCCCCATAATCGAGGAGGTACCCCATATTTGGTGAACTCATCAGTATCAATTCATCTGCTCCCTTCTCGTTGAGCAGCTTCATTAAAGAGTCGAGCTTCTGCTTAAGCATATATCCGAGGACAACTCATAGCTTTATTTTTTTCTTCTTCAACCATTTTGAATTAATCCCTGCGCTTCCCCGCTATGAAGTCCTCAACCCACTCCCGCGCAGTGTCCGGCGGCGCATGTATTGGGGGATTCTTGAATGCCCACGCCGCGACGCTGTATATGGGTCCACCCGCTTCCCGATCCAATGCCAGCCTAGTTAATCTAAGCACGTCAACAGTTATTCCAGCGTTGTTCCAGGGATCGTGTACCTCCAGCATGACCTCCATCCTAATGGGGACCCCGGCCAAGCCTTGCGCCTCTATCAGCGTATGGGCGATTTTCCTGCTTTTCAGGAACGGTATGTAAGCGACGGGCGATATGTATGCATCGAATTGTTGATCCTCCGCCATCCTCTTAACGGCCTCAGTCTTGGTCTTCTCCTTCTGCCCCTTCCTGTAGGATAAATTGAGGAAGTCGGGCGTTCCGCCGACGTTTATTTGATACGTATCCACTATCTTGACTCCCCTTATCTCGAGGAGGTGAATCAGCGTTTTGTGAAGCACCGTTGCCCCTATCTGGTTCTGTATATCATCCCCCAGGAGAGGCAGGTTTGCATCCCTGAACTTGATTTGCCACTCCTTGGATACCGCTATTTGGGATGGCATGGCATTGATATACGCGGCTCCAGCCCTGAGCGCTGCTCCCCATAGGCCTCGCTTGCCTTCTGTGAGCCCGTCGGCAAGTAGCTTATCAATATCTGCGCATCGCTTGCCTTCAACTCCTTGACCACATCATCTAGGCTCCCCTCGACGGTGGGCACAGCGGTTCCCCGTAATTCCGGGGCGATGCCGTCAAGGAGGGGCCCCGCCTTAACCGTTACTCCCGTTCTTCCCACGTCTGTTACCTTGTAGGCATTGTTGGGGGGAGCGAATATGGCTTCGCCCAAATCCTTTCCAACCTTTCTTGCATCGACATCGAATGCCGCCACTACCTTTATGTCCTGTATCCGGTACCCGTTAATTGATTTATAGGCAACCCCAACTGGTTCCTCGTCTCTATTGGAGTAGAAGTGCAGCCCCTGCACTAGAGCCGATGCACAGTTGCCCACGCCCGCTATTGCCACCTTTATGTTTGTTTTCATGGCTTCACATATTAACGATAATTAATAAATTTTGCTATTAATGGCTATTAATATAGCTTCCCAATCCCGGCTGAAACCTAAAAACCCGCGGGCTCAACCTATTGAGATGGGCATCTTCGTATCGGTGGAGGGCATTGATGGCAGCGGCAAGACAACCATAGTTAACGCTGTAGCCTCAAGCCTAACGAAGCTAGGCATCAAGGTATACACCACTAAGGAACCATCGAACAGCGAAATAGGCAAGCTAATACGTTCCTGGGCACTTAAGAAGAACACCTCAATGCCGCACCCCTCGATCTATGCGCTCCTCTTCGTGGCGGATAGAACCATGCACTACATGAACGAGGTATCGCCCGCGCTCCTCGATAATGATGTGGTGATCAGCGAGAGGTACATGGAGTCCACCATTGCTTACCAAGGCGCTCTGGGAGTCTCGCTTGATTGGTTAATTCAATTACATAGATACGTGCCTCCCGCCGACCTAGTCATAATTCTAGACATAGATGTGGAGACAGCAATGCGGAGGCTCGAGACGCGGGGAGACCTCGAGGTATTTGAGAGGAGGACCTTATTGAATGGAGTGAGGTCGATATTCCTCGAGAGGGCTAGGGCAATGGGGTACCCGGTAATCGATGCGTCGCGAAGCGCCATGGATGTGGCCAGGGATGTCGAGGCAATCATAATGCGGAGGCTCAGCGCCCGTGGCGCCCAAAATGAGCGATAGCGATCATTAATGCAAAGACGGCTCCCACAGCCGCCACACCCATTATGGCCTCAACCCCGTTTCCTCCCCGGCTCATGTCGGGGGCACTGGGGACGGCGGCGCTGGAATTCAGGAGTGAGAGCAGCGCCTCCTCATCAACTATGGCCGGTAAATTAATGATGTAGGTCTGAGTTATCACTACGTCCAGGGAGTAAGGCGCAGTGGCATTGATGATCAGGTAATGCATGGCCTCCCTCCGCAATGCATTCAAGCCGCTTAGCTCATACTTGTATCTGGCAATCATTAATGACGCATTGGCCCTCTGGGCCCCAATGCTATTATTGATGGCTAGGCGAAGGTCAAGCATGGTAGTGCTTATGTTGAGATACATGCGGAGCACCCCTATTGATGCGTTCTCCATCTCCGCCGCGCTCCTCATTAAGGCAGCGGCGTCCCCCGTGGCATTGCCATATAGGGGCCTCGCCAAGTTAACCGCGCTAGTTGCATTCATTAGTCCCGCATGAAGTGCGGCGACCGATGAATTCAATGCCAGCTGTGCATAGCCTAGGGCAAGGTAGAGGGCGTGGAGGGATGCATTTGTTCCGGATAATGTATCGCTTATATTGGTTAGGGTCGATGATAGTTGGCTGCCCCTGCTGCTCAATTCATTGCTTACAGCGGTTAATTCAGCCTCCATAGTTGTTAGTTCCGAGTTCGTTATTGCGATGTTTTGACGCACGCCGCCGAGCTCAATCAATAATAGTCCTAGGGTGGTGCTTATCGAGGTTCGAGCCGCCGAGAGCGCCGCCAGTATTGCTGCTCGCTGCGTGGCGTTAACTATGGATTCGTTGACCAAGGCCTCCAAATAATTTATTTCCGTCGTCAAGTTATCATATGTGGTTAACAGTGCCTCGTACTGGGTCTCCACGGTTGCCGATAATTGCCTCAACGTAAATTGCGCGCTGCTCAGCGTGGCGT includes:
- a CDS encoding peptidase is translated as MAKHKVLILTGDAGESLEVLYPYQRLLEEGYEVHIAAPSRKMIQTVVHDFVPGFDTYTEKPGYLVKADLAFKEVNPEDXVALVIPGGRAPEYIRNXPDVQRIVKXFFERNKPVAXLCHAPLILAAAGXLKGRKSSAYPALKPDVENAGGVFVDGAAVVDGLMVSARAWPDHPQWMREFMRILKSKYPPE
- a CDS encoding acyltransferase; protein product: MYISKRANIKTNLVGDAVIFGPSIVGEGSIIDGNVTIGYPIRSTLKRIGKMSDMDELSTGSIIGRNCILRSGTIIYEESTLGDNVETGHNVLIREKTEIGNGTRIGTATVIDGTVKIGSGVSIQSMVYIPIGSIIGNNVFIGPNVVITNDRYPPSKRLDGVIIEDNAAIGANSTLIAGIRIGAGSMVAAGSVVTKDVPPNVVVAGSPARVIYDRATYLEKQKKYEASSNQAH
- a CDS encoding peroxiredoxin codes for the protein MSQPLQLGKPAPDFCADTTQGQICLKDLRGKWVLFFSHPGDFTPICTTEFVEFAKRFPDFSKRGVFLIGLSIDTVFSHISWTRNIREKFGIDIPFPIIGDPEGKVARLFGMIPEGKRETVRAVLLIDPDGNIAWMAYYPYTNGRNIDEIIRVIDAIQTTYKYGVSTPANWRPGDPVVVPAPKTKEEVDARLKDSSVECKDWYICFKKLEIK
- a CDS encoding enoyl-CoA hydratase — encoded protein: MSSKVLFMKKYDASWIILNRPEKLNAFDEESWMLLNKYIEDSQYDDSIAIVITGTGRAFSAGDDINSMLSLSTKKESINFFTNLMKAVEAMLNSEKPIIAAVNGLAYGGGCEILMAADIVIATIDSRFAIPEGRIGLIPPIAISIGYAALGRSIIDLALTGRELNADEALRIGLIDYVVPSQELTSKVINVLNELKKVDPTSIKTIKRYLNKNRNNDIKNAIKELALLALGESSKNRMQRFIEERANRKSGNKN